A stretch of Leptidea sinapis chromosome 36, ilLepSina1.1, whole genome shotgun sequence DNA encodes these proteins:
- the LOC126975592 gene encoding cyclin-dependent kinases regulatory subunit-like, with amino-acid sequence MPVEQIQYSERYQDDIYEYRHVILPPDIARLVPRSHLMTETEWRNLGVQQSPGWLHFMVHNPEPHVLLFRRPRTDTQVLVNGLDATNNSAVKV; translated from the exons ATGCCCGTAGAGCAAATACAATACTCCGAAAGATATCAAGATGATATTTACGAATACAG ACATGTTATACTGCCACCAGACATTGCTCGGCTTGTGCCCAGATCACATTTAATGACAGAGACTGAATGGAGAAATCTTGGAGTACAACAGAGTCCGGGCTGGCTCCACTTCATGGTGCACAATCCTGAGCCACATGTCCTACTATTTAGAAGACCACGGACTGACACACAGGTTCTTGTCAATGGGCTAGATGCAACCAATAATTCGGCTGTCAAAGTATGA